TATTGATGTGCACTGTGTGCAGGTTTTTTAAGGTATGTTGGCCTGCTGTTTGAATGTATTAACGTGTGACTAGTGTGTGGAAGGCGGTACAACCCTTGGTGgatggtttggtttggtttattgTTTAACTATGACCTAACCATTCCTTAACCTTAAAGCGACATTATGCAAGTTTTGGTGACCCCAGATTCAGAATGTAATACACTTTTTcatcataaatatggacatttgTACATGTACAGCGAAAAActaagcaagtgcaacaacacaagacatagcagccaccTAATATTATTGCtcgtccaacagcaagaagcccagcttggcgtctttctgtccttcagccttttgtttcatgaagtcagtcccagatttactcttgtctggcagcttaTTCCTCAGTcacactctttttcttttcttagtttCTTCCGTCAATGTGCTCTTTAGTATCTGAGCCTCTGCCATGTCTGCAGAGgttgctgagcccggttacattgtccgcttgcccagctctggttttggccaatgacagtataaagaatggacagagccagaGTGACGTTACCCATAGGTTTTCTAAATATCTGCAAAGATGACCTGAGACGCGCAGAATGATCTGTaacggcacttacctgtcaatcaagcctGCAGGTAAGTAACTATGCGCAACTTCCATAATATCTcctgaatgggtgagttaaaaaaacataaataaatagtgaGGGAAATGTTATCTATGTCATGTTAATCTTTCATGATCTCCTGTTCTAGCTGCCAGCTCAGCACTGTGTCGTCTGTGATTTCCTGCCTACAGTTTAGTGAACTGTACATGAACTGTTGACTTTGCAACTGTCTTTCACATATAAAAATGCTCTCATCACCGATTCCTTCTAGACTGTTTTGTCACTCTGTTGGTTCTGGTCCTCTTTCATGAAAGCAGTAATAAACCTACTAAAAAcaatttctctttattttcatccACCACAAAAATCACTcacctcacagttgtcatgaacagggaaattagcgATAGAGTCCAAAACctttgaaccaggctgtaagcatgttcatttctttttttgggccttttattcctttattgatagtacagctgaagatagacaggaagcagagagagggggagtgaaacacagtaaattagccgtccgatgcgggattcgaaccggagccagctgcagggaggactatagcctccacacacggggcggccgcttaacccactacgctaccgaccaccccagcatgttcatttctgctgtgaaattgggcattttaatacgggcgcttatggagattgactcactgtctcaagtggctgcttgaggaattacagttttccGCACTTTCGCATTAGCCTTATTTCCCAGCACTGCTGCTTGGTTTTGGCATTcccagtttgtttatttgtactgGATAAGGAACACACTCTTTGCCTTAATGGACTTTGGTCTTTAACGGGAGTCAAGTTTCATTGTATGCTTAGGTCTGAAAGATAAACAGAATCAATGCAGATGGCAATAGAAGCAAGAAACGGtacataaacaacaaatgttttatattactCATTTATTAAATAATCTTTAATTCATAGAATGCCAAGGTGCCGAGCCAAAGAAATGCCCTAAAGCAGACGTTTCTGACAAGGGGGGCTGGCACAGTTGCCAACAAGCAACTATGTAAGCCGTAAATACAACTTTGATTATATTAAATGTCCAGTATGTAGGAGTTAGTGGCAtgtagcagtgtagttgctgattacaaACCCCTCGTGTCTCCTTTATAGCATGGAGGGTAGCattaaataaaagactgaataTAGTTGAGTACCCATAGTTTCAACATATGTTACTGCAGTCAACTccatatgatccagtttcatgtAAATCTGTGAAGTATTTTGTGGTGTGCATGCATTTCTTGCCCCTAGTTACATGGTGCAGGTCATTAGAACAGGCATATAGAGAATGGTGGTAGTCACAGAGGCACTGCTCACCctattacaagtcagtgtaacTTAAAAATGATGTAGCTCTAATGAAGCAGTCCTCAAGGGAAGGGGTCAAAGTCATCAAACAGTCAGTGAATGGTCGAAGAAAGATGAAGGCCATCCACGTCGGAAGCTCGATACAGTCTTTGAGCTGTGACAGGGGTTATGACCATCCGTTACGTGAgagacatttcacattttggtCATGTGATTATATCTGAGTCAATTAATTTGCTCAAGAGGAGCATGAGGTGCAGttgaaaactaataaaaaggGTTCCTGgaaccagtgtttttttttttccttttgtgaaTATTTGGCATTAAGTATGTTATGCAGATGTTCGAGTCTAGgttaagtttttgttttacaccTGAATTAAGACCCTTTTGGTCTCATGGAAATGCCACATCAACTAAACACTCCTTGTATCTACATAGGCATGGtgacatgtgtacatatatttgTTGGTTTAATATGGCCCATATGCTCCTGAATGAATAACGATGCAGCTgcccacagagacacacttgaggtcagtttattttaattctatTGGGTACACTCTTATgatacatatgttttattttttgaggctcttcttctttcttttagcCATGGCCATGGTCTTTGACCACATTACATAACCTTAACCAGCCATTCTTTTTCTGTTAACCCTAGCTGGTTTTGTGCCTTAACCTAACCAAACCCTTAAAATTATTCTTACTGTGCACTTTGCACTATGAGGTCGAGTCATTTTGAACTTCACAACAAAAATGAGTGAATAAAATTTGCTGAGGACCAATCAATATCACCCAagtaaaccaaaataaataagcTCTTAAGTCCAGCCCAAAACATGGAAGTCCATCGAGTATGACCTGTTGATGATCACTGAACTTGTTTACAGAGCAACACTACTCATACTCTGATTATATCCTCAAACGCTGTAATGTTATTTTGTAGTCTGGCCACCTTTGCACAGAGATAAACTCTCCTATATTAATTAGTTAATGAGttaaacacagcagagagaaaaatgttcCTTATCCGAATGTCTTGAGTTGATGCTTCATCGTGTTATTCTAACAGACAAACCCAACATcagttgaaaagaaaatgacagtAACATAGCTGGTACCATAACACTGGAAGATTGGACCACAGCTCGAGCCACAGATCTTTGTGTCATGGTTTCAGAGCCGGTTTCAGAACCGTTACGCCCGGGACAGACTGATGAAGAATGCCATGGAACATAAGggagtcatgttttcagtaggAAGATAAAACCACGGGGCCTTTACACTTCAGAGGATTTTCATACCATAACTTCAAGCACCAAGTTTAAAAAGGCTGACGCAAATAAACAAGCTTCTAACAAAAAAAGTCTTCTATCTGAACTAATGCAGCATTCAGAACATTATGGATTTgagctttatttaatttattttgtatactGCGTGGATTTGTGGGTATCAATAAAACTATacatacttttatttctttaatcaCAGCAGAAGAATTGGAGACAAAGGGGCAAAGAGCTAAGTATGTGGGAGAACATGTTGTGGATAATAACAGCTCTTGGGGAGCATTTTGAGCACTAATCTTTGTTCctcaaatcaaacataaaacGGCAATTCTCTGTGTTAATGAGCTCAATCACTCTTCCTAAAAGCTTCAATAATTCATTTGCTCCCAGATTGTCAGACATCCATAATGAATAACATCCATATTGAATTATTTACACAGTCGTCCTTCGTAGCACAACTTACTGACTGACACTGAGTCACGAAGTGCGTGTGATGGGCtgttgctggtgtgtgtgtgtgtgtagttgaaTGTGTAGATTTCATACCAACATTTGGATCCATAATAGGCTCATGACTAAGAAGCAGTAGTGACATCCTGTGTGAAGACTCAACTGTACAAAGGCTAATAACATCAGTAAGCGTGTACTACCAGCTCCCCCATCAGTACAAAAGAGGGACATACAGTGTGGAGCAATGATTTATTACTAGAGGAAACCAGAACAACTCCTGGAAATATACACTATGTAGTCAGTTGCAAAAACTctggacaaaacaaatataaaaagagccAAAGTTCATGTTACATCACAGGGCAGAAGTGATAAGTATTTGAAATTCACTGTTTGCATCCTGGGCTGTAGACCACAATATTAGTCAATTCTCTAAACTTTGCCACCCACACAGACTCAGAGTCAATAAATTCACATGTCACAGCTTTCTGCCTTCAGTTCTGGGTCATTAGAGTAGCCATGGCTTTAAGGGGAACACTTATTTGGACATGCACACTGGCAGGTAATCTCACGCTTTTGTATGTTTGAGAGGAGAAAATCATGCTGCACGTCTGAAAAATAACAAGCTGGATATAATACGcagtctgtgcgtgtgtgtgtgtttgcagtgtggtTCTCTTCTGCATCTAAAGATGACTCTGAGACTTGCTCCTTGGACGCTGCGAATCTTACAGCTGTTGTGGAGGTAAACTATCGGTCAAACAGAAAAGCTGCTTTAACATGCACATGAATGTAACTCAGAGTTTAttggatgaaagaaaaaaaatcagtaacaGACAGGCATGTGATAGTTTCAATATATGTTGTTTGCAATCTACTAACTAAACAGCTGCACTGTCTGATATGAACCAACAGGAGGCGCTGCAGTGCGGTGAAGCCCTGCCATGGAGTGGACAGCAGACAGCTGCACTGCTGCTATCTCTGAGCAGTCTGACTCATCGTTTGCAGCAACACCAGCTGAAAGGTAGGAGGATgagccagagtgtgtgtgtgtgtgtgtgtgtgtgtgtgtgtgtgtgtgtgtgtgtgtgtgtgtgtgtgtgtgtgtgagttttaaGACCTTGACTGTGAAGACTTCTTTAAAGTACTGTTTTAGAGTTTCTGTTTGATTTTAGGGTTTATGTTAGAGTTAAGCAGAGTTTCTGTTTGATTTTAGGGTTTATGTTAGAGTTAAGCTCTGATTGAGGTTCGGTTGGGTTAcaccaggggtgtccaaacttttttttaaaagagggaCAGATTTGACCAAtactaatatttaaaaaatgaaaaaattaccaataaaagttacatacaaatgcactattCTGtaagtaatgcaaagtctgttaacatttcagtttaaaacgtgtcactcttgctcttctctttaacaaaatcattcagaaagtaatattttgtgtcacatctacagatatataacaccagcagttatgtccttaaaggttcaaatgcttcattatgtcagccacaaaagccaaatcttccagccatacattATTCGAtaatcctagcaggccataaataatatattataaaaatgaagcttcgggctgcatgaaatctgaccacgggctgtgattggcccctGGGCCGTACTTGGGACATCCCTGGGTTACACAATAAGGTTTACATGGAGTAGCATTTGGGGtataatagataatagataataaCTATAACTAACTAAGGCTAAGTAGTTAATAAATAACTAAGGCTCCTGATAATAAAAggcataataaaaataaaaaagatcatATTCAGTCTGGTTCCAGTCAATCAGGGTTTGGTGTGCTGACACTATTTActtgtttaaataaagattgGACTGTAGTGTACTTTAGTGATCCAGCAACTTTTATTTCATACTAATGTTGTAAATAGGTATAAGTAAGTGATAATTAAGACTAATAGGCAATAAGTTCTCAGAAATTGCAGAACGTGCGTATTCGCTGTGCTCGTGGAGGGCAGTAGGGTGCACCGAATTTATCACATTTGTCAAAGCGCTTGAGGCCTAACACTGAATTAGGTAAGCGCTACCCGATAAGTAGAATAATTCCTTTTTACTGAAGATGCTCTCATCGCTGATTAAGATTCAACGCTGTGATGTAATTTCTGCTGATGGACTTTTGCAGGTAGTAATTGCTGAAGCGGCTTTTTCAACCTGAGCCTGAAATGTACTGAATGAAGAACACGCTCTTTGCCTTAATGTGGACTTTAACAGGAGAGTTATTTCAGTGTAGGCGTAGGTCTGAATGATAAACAGAATCGCTGCAGATGGCAACCGAagccagaaacacaacagatgttttaaatgactCATTTATTAAATACTCATTCATTCATAGAATGCCAAGGTGCCGAGCCACACAATTGCCCTGAACCAGAAGTTCCTGAAAATGGAGGGTTGGCTTGTGTCACAGCTGACAACCAGCGCCTCTGCAAACCTATTTGCAACCATGTAAGTGGTAAACACAACTTTGCATAtattaaatgtccagtgtgtaggattgaGTGGCATGtgtagttgctgactgcaaACCTCTCGTTTCACCTTTTTCTTCctggcatgaaggagaaactatatTGGCCAACGTTTGAAAAAAGACTCTGcgccagtgtttagtttgtctgttgatGATATAAAAGGCTGATTCAAGGTTGACAAAACTCTAAcgattctcattttcaggtgattatatactaatgaaaacaaagttctgCAAATTATCATGACCCCCTGAATCTTAcagcactggacctttaatga
This genomic stretch from Larimichthys crocea isolate SSNF chromosome III, L_crocea_2.0, whole genome shotgun sequence harbors:
- the si:ch1073-126c3.2 gene encoding uncharacterized protein si:ch1073-126c3.2 → MALRGTLIWTCTLAVWFSSASKDDSETCSLDAANLTAVVEEALQCGEALPWSGQQTAALLLSLSSLTHRLQQHQLKECQGAEPHNCPEPEVPENGGLACVTADNQRLCKPICNHGYDFAFLRISRLYDKCSEQTNYKWDTQYVGGNKLAVCNRQSFQISGAKSAYFPKDQDCRTTKSISQLQNNTLEIFISEVKNKGIPGAAQHACLVCG